AATGTATTTCTCTGAGAAACTGTGTTCTAGTAACTGGTTCTCAACTAGTTGGTGTGTGGACAGAGGAAAGGTGTATCcagatcacctggggagctttttcCAAGTGCATATGCTCATTCTTTACCCTAAAATTCTtgatctctcccttccctttctttaaatctcttcttttgccttttccGTCTCCATAAAGAGTAGCACCACTCACCAAATATCTTAGGCCAGAAAATTTGTGATCATTCTTTACTCTGATCTTGCTCTTCTTCCCCACTCCTAATCTTCCTCGTGGCTCCACATTCACAGTATACCCTGAATCTAACCATGTCTCATCCTCTTGAATTGTTATCTTGGTCTAATCCAGGGGAGTGTGTAACCAGGCTCACCTCAGTACTTTCTAACTGGTGCTTGCTGGCACCATTCTTAGCCTTCCACAATGTACTTTTCATGCAACAGCcaaggtttttaaaaactctgatGGATTTTGATGTcacccttttaaaaatcttataatgACTTCTCACTCTTTCAAGTAAAATCTAAATTCCTCACCAAAGTACCCAGGAGCTCCAAGATCTGGCCTCTAAGCATCTACCACTTGTACCTTTCCTCTTTATCCATACTAATACTGCTGTTTCTTGAACTCACCAAGTTAATTTCTACTTGCCCATTTCTATTCCTTGGCACAGTGGACAGAGTTCTGCAATTTTAAACACTTCTTAATTTTGCCCAGCTGAATATTTCATGatgcataaggaaaaaaaatccttttattgcTTTCATTCATGAAACCAAAGAAAGTCAACTGGGGAACCTgttgtagagattttttttaagatttatttatttatttatgatagagatagagacacagagagagaggcagagacacaggaggagggagaagcagtccccatgctgggagcccaatgtgggactcgatcccgggactccaggattgcgccctgggccaaaggcaagcgctaaactgctgagccccccagggatccccatgtaggGGTTAATAGatactcaattctttttttttaaataataaatttattatttttggtgttcaatttgccaacatagagagtaacacccagtgctcatcccgtcaagtgcccccctcagtgcctgtcacccagtcacccccaccccccgccctcctccccttccaccacccctagttcgtttcccagagttagcagtctttatgttctatctccctttctgatatttcccacacatttcttctcccttcccttctattccctttcactatcatttatattccccaaatgaatgagaacatacaatgtttgtccttctccgattgacttatttcactcagcataataccctctagttccatccacattgaagcaaatggtgggtatttgtcatttctaatggctgaagaatattccattgtatacataaaccacatcttctttatccattcatctttcgatggacaccgaggctccttccacagtttggctattgtggacattgctgctagaaacatcggggtgcaggtgtcccggcgtttcattgtatctgtatctttggggtaaatccccaacagtgcaattgctgtgtcgtaCGCAGGGCCTGgtctgaaggtggtgctaaacctctgagccacccaggctgcccagatgtAATAGTTTTAAAAGTATTCCATTTCTGCTGAAAGAATCAGGATTATCTGTACTTTAGAAATAACCTAAAGATGTTCATAATCAGTAGCAAGAGAAATTTCCTCTGGCTCTTTTCCACCCACAGCTGTGCCTGTTCACAAGATCCTAGCCTTTCCTGAGCAGATAATCACCAAAGAATCGACAGTGGCACCTGAGCTCATCTTGCCTGAGTCCCAGGTGAGCTGTGTGATCCAGCTATTGAGGGCTCCCTTGCTGCCCAGGACCCACATTGTTGTGCAGGTGCTCACATGTGCCAATATTCTCTAGAAACTAGGCATCTCCTACTCTGCTGCTGATCCTTTTgcctccttcttttctcccttttcacttaaaaaattatttgctgttAATTCATTCAGCCTTGCCTACCATGTAGTTCATGGGCCAGAAAGTAGGGCTGCTTCTGTAGTGGCAAGTACAGAGCTGAAGTCCATTGTCTTCTTTAGAGCTTGTTGACATTTGAAGAAGTGGCCATGTATTTTTCCCAGGAAGAATGGGAGTTACTGGATCCCACTCAGAAGGCCCTCTACAATGATGTAATGCGAGAAAACTATGAGACTGTCATCTCTCTAGGTAAAGAATCTCCCTCTCCCATTGGGTAGAAGTTGAGTAATCTGTCATGTTCTCTGCTTCCTGGGAATGTATTCATCTGAGAGGCTTTGTTCCAATAACTGGTTGTTTCTGAACTACATGGTCTGTAGACAGGGGTAGGGTATATGCAGATCACCTGGGGACCTTTGGGGAGATGCACCCTCCAGATGCTATgtagattcctttttttgttttgtagatttttgatttattttttctcctctcccaaaTCTGTTCTCATATCTCTCACTTCTCAGTAAAGAACGTTTGCCCGGGAACTAAGAGGAAGGAACATACAGTCATCCTTGACTGTGATCTTGCCGTCATAATCCATTTTAATGCATCCCTGTCCTTTTGGCTCCACCTCCACAGTGTAGCCTGAGTGCAGCCATGTCTCATCTCCTTGTGCTGTTAGCATCCTGGCTTAAGCCAGCAGCCTGTCTAACCAGACTGACCTCAGTACTTTATGACTGGTGCCCCTGCCGCTTGCCTTCCCACACtccagaatctttaaaaaacctgaTGAAATCATGACATTTCCCATTTCAAACCTTATAATGGCTTCTCATCACATTCAGAATAAAATGCACACCTTATTGAAGTGCTTAGGGTCCTCTAAGATCTGACCCTGTACACCGTGGTGCCCTCATTTGCTGCCACTTGTGCCCTTGCTCAGTCCTCCTGAGcctcactgatctttttttttcttgaacttgcCTTCCTCACTTCTACTTTGATCTTTCCTCTGCCTGGCACACATTTCTGGCCATTGGCAAAAACTCTCGCTTTTACGTTTTTGCTGCATATCAGCTTTTCAAGGAGGTCTTCATACTACCTCATCTAAAATAGCTTCAGAGAAGCAGAATCTTAAATGCTGAGTTatcctgctttaatttttttcaaaatattcatcaCGTGCTGAAAACGTTATTGCTGTTTGGTTGTCTGCTCCCACCAGAAGGTGAGCTCCTGTGAGATCAGGGGCTTGGATTAATCACCGCTATATCATTAGCCCAAagagagtgcctggcacattttaGCCAATCATTACATATTGACTGAGTGATGAATAGTTCTCCAACTTGACAATGTATATTTAGAAAAGTTTCTCTGATTCTGGTCTGTTTTTTTCCACATGGATAAGAAGCAGTGAGCTGAAGGAGTAGGAGAAATCTTTCCTAGTCCAGTGTGTGCTGCTTAAGGGGCTAAGTAAGAAGTTAACTGTTATCATGAGGGGAATCACTGATGCACATGATACATTAGTAATCCACTGACCTGTACCTTGCTCTGCTAGACTTGGGCTAATCCTAAGGAATTAATAGGACTAACTTGTATTCCCTGCAGACTCTGGTGTTTGGTTCCATCTTGTTCAAATATAGGGCAATCTTGGTGGCAGAAGAGGGGCACTGTGGATGGATTCCCATGCACTTTATCTTCTCCATGAATCTGGCTTAGGtttatttctccatctctccatTGTGTATACAGTATAGTATAAACCCAAAACCAGACGGGAGAGTCTACTTACTCACTGACCACTGTAAACTGTCCTTTGCTGCTTCTGAAATAGTATGGAGTGGGTGGACAGTTGTTGAGTTCCCAGTCCTTGACctccattttttccatttcacagCATTATTTGTGCTCCCCAAACCTAAAGTGATCTCCTATCTAGAACAAGGAGAAGAGCCATGGGTTCAAGGGCCCTTGGAGTTCAAGGACAGTCTTGGAGAGCTGCCTACAGGTAAATATACCATGGGAAGAGGACAAATGTTCTTTGATAGCAACCTTTGCAGGGaattagcatttaaaattttgcttattgGGGCACCTcagcggctcagttggttaaatgtctgcctcagctcaggtcatgattccagggtcctgggattgagcccctcatctggctccctgctcagtggggagcctgttcctccctctcttctctgcttgtgctctctgttgcaatctctgtctctgtctctctctcaaatgaataaagtctaaaaaaataataaattctgcttatctgtattttctatgTCAGTAATcattgaatttttctattttgctcTTCCCTACATTTGGCTGATTATTATGTTTATTCCCATAGGGTTAAAGCTCAAAACTGACACTGAGAACCATCAGCCTGTATGTCTTTCTGACTTAGAAATACAGGCACCAGGAGACATCGTATCAAAAAAGACCAGAGTGAAAGTTCTCCAGAAAATGACAGGCAAGGAAAATCATGGTGATACACACAGGATGGGGAAGTGGCACCGAGATTTtcccataaagaaaagaaagaaactttcaaGCTGGAAACAAGAGTTGCTAAAACTTATGGATCTTCATAAGAAAGCCCGTGTTGGAGAAAAGCCATTTAAATGCCAGGAATGTGGGAAAAGCTTCAAAGTTAGCTCTGACCTTATTAAACACCAAAGAATTCACACTGAAGAGAAACCATATAAATGTCAACAGTGTGATAAGAGGTTTAGATGGAGTTCTGATCTTAATAAGCACTTAACAACCCACCAAGGAATAAAACCATACAAATGCTCCTGGTGTGGGAAAAGCTTCAGTCAAAATACAAATCTACATACACACCAAAgaactcacactggagagaagcccttTACGTGTcatgaatgtggaaaaaaattcaGTCAGAACTCCCACCTTATTAAACATCGGAGAACCCACACAGGTGAGCAACCATATACTTGTAGCGTGTGCAGGAGAAACTTCAGCAGGAGATCAAGCCTTCTTAGACACCAGAAACTCCACCGCTAAACTGAACAGAAGCTTATCCAGGGTCCTCATTCTGAAGAAATTCACCAAATAGAGGTGACCATGAGgtttacaaaacaaaatacaaaagcatgAATAATACTTAATCAGTGAAAAATTTAgtgatacaaatatatttaacagAAAGGAATCAAGGTTGACTCTGCCAGGGATTCCTGTAAGTAGTTTTGTACTATTCACATTTTTACACATAACCTTCAGGGAATTCATTAGCAAGAAAggtgttgaaagaaaaatttttgcaATTCTACCTGGCAAAATCGCCAATACAGCTTTTAATAGCAGAAGCATACATGAATCAATCTTTTGTGACTACAGATGGTAAATACTGTTGGTTTTGCCATGAATTCCCAGCCAGCTTTAAACACATTGATAGAAACATTTGTAGCATGGTcttccaaaagaaaaagcaataaccTGCATGTTTAATTGCATACCATTGCCTTCAAGGTACTAGGATTACCTATTTCAAGAGATCTATGACACAAAAATGAATTGTCAAATTTTCCAAGAACCAAATTGGATTTTCATCCTCTCCCATGTAATTGGACACTCTTCCCAAAATTGGACATGATTTGAGTTCCTTGAACATTTTAGCAACTTCAGCTCTTGAATCCTTTTAGCACCATTTTTACTGTGATGAGATGTAATTTACTTCACCACTAGGGAATCTGCCAGATAAAATACTAATGCACTATCTTATACCTCATTGGTAGTGTTTGAAAAAGATAAACATCTCTAATGAGATCATATGAAAACGGGTTGGAATGTTTAGCCATGGATTATGTATTACGTGTAAAGAATTTTCTGCAATAAAAGAAAGTAGACCTTATAATCTCAGTATGATAAAACATAGAGCACTTTTTTTTGGcctaaaagaaaattaacaggAGTTCAGGATGAGctcatgattttatttgctttttcatttggctttcgtttgtctttaagaaaaagtaCAGGGGCACCTGCAGGGCTTACTTGATTAagtacctttagctcaggtcaatGATCTcagttcctgggatccagccgagaatctggctccttgctcagtaaggaatctgcttttcccttatcctctcctgcccctccccaccattcgTGCACCCACACGTGCTCACATGTCTCAAattaaaaagcacacacacaaacacacaaggatAGCGTTATGCTTAGGAACTGCAGTGTGTGCTGCCTGTATGATACGGTTTACTGGGTGTGGCAGGAGATTGGGTTCCCAAGAGGAAAGGTTTGGGAAGTGATGCTGAGTGGTAGGCAAAGATGAGTGAATCTGCATTCATATTGTCTTTCACTGTAAACCATTACTAGGCAGGCAGAGTCCATCTGTCTCTTTACACAGCGTTTAACAAGAGCCTTAATTGGCAACTAATAGATGGCTGAATATCTCTATGGGCTGTGGATCGTCTTAGGACTCCTGTCTACAACAGTGACTCAGCATGTGTTCCTATTGGAGGTTTTAGGTGGTGTCAGGAAGGGGGTTAAATGATCTCTTCTAAATACCTTATGAAAGATGAAGTTAAGGCTCAGATACAAGGACTTCTTCAAGATGGTAGGCAGTGAGTCGGCTGTCCCTTAGCTGCATCAGTGAGCCCTGAAGGCAGGATTAACAGGATGTGTACGTTACCCCTGCAGGGCACTGGATGACATTGTGTTGTATCTATTTCTAACTATAGAACATTCCTGTGGCTTGATTGGTTGCCAAAACACTGCGGTCTCCATGTTCTCTATTTCAACTCAGGGTTATTCTAGGACAAGAGGAGTTGCTGAAAGAAAAGCACCTCACAGCCTGGCCAGTGGTGGATGCTCAGCCCATgtgcatttgtttccctttcccCTGCTCCCCAGTGATCTGCTGGGCAGACTGCAGTAAGGAAGCAGATGTATTTATGGCACTGTAGGTGGTGATTATGCTCAGTTGATTTAGTCCTTGGCCTCAGTGCATCAGTACATTATGGTGTAAGTCACCTGAGCTGGTGCTCTCagcaggattttattttcttccccagatGAACTACACCAAGTATTAGTTCATAAGCACAGACAACTATGAAGCTCCCTTCTATATAGCCATTGCCCATCGCCCTCATCCTTAGGCTTTGGGTACCCTGTTCTCATCCCAGGATACAGGTGGACATCTTGGTGCTACGTTCAGTCGATTTCATGGGGGCCGCTTGTGTGCCCAGACACTGTTCTAGACTGAGAACATAGTAGTGAGCAAAAGAGCCAAAGATACACCCTCACAGGGCCAGTGTTCTAGTGAAGAGTAAAAGGAGTTGTTATGGTTTTCTCCTCGCAGTTGCAGATGAAGGATAGTTGTGGGTAATGGGTTGTGAGCAGAAGCCCCACTTCTGGGCtaaggcttttgtttgttggtgCAGGACTCTGTAGTGTTCTTCCTGCATCAGTCGTGGAAGCCCATATAGAAACAGGGGCCACAAAAAGTCAAAGTCATCTGGGATCCTGAGCCCCCCACCTCCATGGAGAGCACCTGTAATGGACTTTATGggaatgagaaataaacttctgttaaaCTACTGAGATGTTGGTGCCGTGTATTTTTGCAGCATACCCTGCCTGCCCAGGCAGAGGTGGCTATTCTACTAGAGTTCTGGAACCTTTTCCGTGGACTTTGCCCTTAGAAGATATTTGCCTCCTAGATGGCCCACTGAGCTCATGTAACACGGATAGGCACGCTGAGGAACTGACAAGACTAGGCAATAGGAAAGGACTGATTTTTTACCTGAGACAAGTCCAGGTTGGTCAGTTTTTCAAGTGCATGGAGCAACCATctatctttcc
This genomic window from Canis aureus isolate CA01 chromosome 8, VMU_Caureus_v.1.0, whole genome shotgun sequence contains:
- the LOC144318883 gene encoding zinc finger protein 75D-like isoform X3, whose translation is MMVDLKVADCLNPQIKALWENKGPVIESSSHSKNYIAQTDSLSPESCRQHFRNFCYQEEVGPREIVGQLQKLCRQWLRPEIHSKEQILELLVLEQFVTILPSDTQSRIRKDHLQSIEEAVVLVEHLQRESCQTRNGVAVQELGKEAVLLGETAESQPVGMAQDEEFWNTYQGLQEQLSRDIHKETEPVCERVVPAHQILAFPVQTNATDRTVAPKLILPESQSLLTFEEVAMYFSQEEWELLDPTQKALYNDVMRENYETVISLAVPVHKILAFPEQIITKESTVAPELILPESQEEWELLDPTQKALYNDVMRENYETVISLALFVLPKPKVISYLEQGEEPWVQGPLEFKDSLGELPTGLKLKTDTENHQPVCLSDLEIQAPGDIVSKKTRVKVLQKMTGKENHGDTHRMGKWHRDFPIKKRKKLSSWKQELLKLMDLHKKARVGEKPFKCQECGKSFKVSSDLIKHQRIHTEEKPYKCQQCDKRFRWSSDLNKHLTTHQGIKPYKCSWCGKSFSQNTNLHTHQRTHTGEKPFTCHECGKKFSQNSHLIKHRRTHTGEQPYTCSVCRRNFSRRSSLLRHQKLHR
- the LOC144318883 gene encoding zinc finger protein 75D-like isoform X2; this encodes MMVDLKVADCLNPQIKALWENKGPVIESSSHSKNYIAQTDSLSPESCRQHFRNFCYQEEVGPREIVGQLQKLCRQWLRPEIHSKEQILELLVLEQFVTILPSDTQSRIRKDHLQSIEEAVVLVEHLQRESCQTRNGVAVQELGKEAVLLGETAESQPVGMAQDEEFWNTYQGLQEQLSRDIHKETEPVCERVVPAHQILAFPVQTNATDRTVAPKLILPESQSLLTFEEVAMYFSQEEWELLDPTQKALYNDVMRENYETVISLAVPVHKILAFPEQIITKESTVAPELILPESQSLLTFEEVAMYFSQEEWELLDPTQKALYNDVMRENYETVISLALFVLPKPKVISYLEQGEEPWVQGPLEFKDSLGELPTGLKLKTDTENHQPVCLSDLEIQAPGDIVSKKTRVKVLQKMTGKENHGDTHRMGKWHRDFPIKKRKKLSSWKQELLKLMDLHKKARVGEKPFKCQECGKSFKVSSDLIKHQRIHTEEKPYKCQQCDKRFRWSSDLNKHLTTHQGIKPYKCSWCGKSFSQNTNLHTHQRTHTGEKPFTCHECGKKFSQNSHLIKHRRTHTGEQPYTCSVCRRNFSRRSSLLRHQKLHR
- the LOC144318883 gene encoding zinc finger protein 75D-like isoform X1, giving the protein MMVDLKVADCLNPQIKALWENKGPVIESSSHSKNYIAQTDSLSPESCRQHFRNFCYQEEVGPREIVGQLQKLCRQWLRPEIHSKEQILELLVLEQFVTILPSDTQSRIRKDHLQSIEEAVVLVEHLQRESCQTRNGVAVQELGKEAVLLGETAESQPVGMAQDEEFWNTYQGLQEQLSRDIHKETEPVCERVVPAHQILAFPVQTNATDRTVAPKLILPESQSLLTFEEVAMYFSQEEWELLDPTQKALYNDVMRENYETVISLAVPVHKILAFPEQIITKESTVAPELILPESQVSCVIQLLRAPLLPRTHIVVQSLLTFEEVAMYFSQEEWELLDPTQKALYNDVMRENYETVISLALFVLPKPKVISYLEQGEEPWVQGPLEFKDSLGELPTGLKLKTDTENHQPVCLSDLEIQAPGDIVSKKTRVKVLQKMTGKENHGDTHRMGKWHRDFPIKKRKKLSSWKQELLKLMDLHKKARVGEKPFKCQECGKSFKVSSDLIKHQRIHTEEKPYKCQQCDKRFRWSSDLNKHLTTHQGIKPYKCSWCGKSFSQNTNLHTHQRTHTGEKPFTCHECGKKFSQNSHLIKHRRTHTGEQPYTCSVCRRNFSRRSSLLRHQKLHR
- the LOC144318883 gene encoding zinc finger protein 75D-like isoform X5, giving the protein MYFSQEEWELLDPTQKALYNDVMRENYETVISLAVPVHKILAFPEQIITKESTVAPELILPESQVSCVIQLLRAPLLPRTHIVVQSLLTFEEVAMYFSQEEWELLDPTQKALYNDVMRENYETVISLALFVLPKPKVISYLEQGEEPWVQGPLEFKDSLGELPTGLKLKTDTENHQPVCLSDLEIQAPGDIVSKKTRVKVLQKMTGKENHGDTHRMGKWHRDFPIKKRKKLSSWKQELLKLMDLHKKARVGEKPFKCQECGKSFKVSSDLIKHQRIHTEEKPYKCQQCDKRFRWSSDLNKHLTTHQGIKPYKCSWCGKSFSQNTNLHTHQRTHTGEKPFTCHECGKKFSQNSHLIKHRRTHTGEQPYTCSVCRRNFSRRSSLLRHQKLHR
- the LOC144318883 gene encoding uncharacterized protein LOC144318883 isoform X10: MTGKENHGDTHRMGKWHRDFPIKKRKKLSSWKQELLKLMDLHKKARVGEKPFKCQECGKSFKVSSDLIKHQRIHTEEKPYKCQQCDKRFRWSSDLNKHLTTHQGIKPYKCSWCGKSFSQNTNLHTHQRTHTGEKPFTCHECGKKFSQNSHLIKHRRTHTGEQPYTCSVCRRNFSRRSSLLRHQKLHR
- the LOC144318883 gene encoding zinc finger protein 568-like isoform X4 produces the protein MAQDEEFWNTYQGLQEQLSRDIHKETEPVCERVVPAHQILAFPVQTNATDRTVAPKLILPESQSLLTFEEVAMYFSQEEWELLDPTQKALYNDVMRENYETVISLAVPVHKILAFPEQIITKESTVAPELILPESQVSCVIQLLRAPLLPRTHIVVQSLLTFEEVAMYFSQEEWELLDPTQKALYNDVMRENYETVISLALFVLPKPKVISYLEQGEEPWVQGPLEFKDSLGELPTGLKLKTDTENHQPVCLSDLEIQAPGDIVSKKTRVKVLQKMTGKENHGDTHRMGKWHRDFPIKKRKKLSSWKQELLKLMDLHKKARVGEKPFKCQECGKSFKVSSDLIKHQRIHTEEKPYKCQQCDKRFRWSSDLNKHLTTHQGIKPYKCSWCGKSFSQNTNLHTHQRTHTGEKPFTCHECGKKFSQNSHLIKHRRTHTGEQPYTCSVCRRNFSRRSSLLRHQKLHR